In Bacillus sp. Cs-700, one genomic interval encodes:
- a CDS encoding YhdT family protein produces MEQHDKMPKDDPRYRIANREALIGVVLVIINFILWYGFAYGFGSKPVEDYHYIWGLPAWFFYSCVLGTGIVIVLVILAVVFLFKEVPFDEEEGE; encoded by the coding sequence ATGGAGCAACACGATAAGATGCCAAAAGATGATCCACGCTATCGAATCGCCAATCGTGAAGCGCTCATCGGCGTCGTTCTTGTTATCATTAATTTTATTTTATGGTATGGGTTTGCTTACGGTTTTGGATCGAAACCAGTGGAAGACTATCATTATATATGGGGGCTGCCAGCGTGGTTTTTCTACAGCTGTGTGCTCGGAACGGGGATTGTGATCGTCCTCGTGATTTTAGCGGTTGTCTTCTTGTTTAAAGAAGTTCCGTTTGATGAGGAGGAAGGCGAATGA
- the panF gene encoding sodium/pantothenate symporter, protein MNWDVVIPLLIFLVIIFLIGFYASTHLKSTSNFLQEYFLGSRELGGFILAMTMVSTYGSASSFIGGPGVAYTMGLGWVLLSMTQLATGYFVLSVLGKKFAIMARKIRAVTLIDFLKERYQSKGVVILSALSIIIFLFSAMAAQWIGGARLIESLTGLPYTGALFLFAASVLVYVIIGGFRAVAITDTVQGVVMFGGTLVILIGTVVSGGGVENIITTLGAENPDLISPFGADQSLTPLYVSSFWILVGVGVVGLPQVAVRAMSYKSSKGMHRALIIGTIVVGVIMLGMHLTGVFARAVLPGIEVGDTVMPRIALEVLPSWLAGIVLAAPMAAIMSTVDSLLLLVSSAIVKDIYLNYVKPEASDHTIKRFSVGVTAILGVLVFAMAVNPPELLIWLNLFSFGGLEAAFIWPVVMGLYWKQGNASGAMASILVGVGSYIGFHTFMPNAFGMHTVVLPVLLSLLGYVSVSLLTTKKHAAVQEDVLLRLWRA, encoded by the coding sequence ATGAACTGGGACGTTGTGATTCCACTCCTTATCTTTCTCGTTATCATTTTTTTGATCGGATTCTATGCTTCTACCCATTTGAAATCAACTTCCAACTTTTTGCAGGAGTATTTTCTTGGAAGCCGTGAACTTGGTGGATTTATTCTTGCGATGACGATGGTTTCTACATATGGAAGTGCAAGTAGCTTCATTGGTGGTCCTGGTGTTGCTTATACAATGGGACTTGGTTGGGTCCTCTTATCGATGACTCAGCTCGCCACTGGTTATTTTGTATTATCCGTGCTCGGGAAGAAGTTTGCCATTATGGCTCGGAAAATTCGAGCAGTTACGTTAATTGATTTCCTAAAGGAGCGTTATCAGAGTAAAGGCGTGGTTATTTTATCTGCGCTTAGTATTATCATTTTCTTGTTTTCTGCGATGGCCGCTCAGTGGATTGGTGGCGCGCGACTCATTGAATCGTTAACCGGTCTACCTTATACAGGAGCGCTGTTTCTTTTTGCCGCCTCGGTTCTTGTCTACGTTATTATCGGTGGATTTCGAGCGGTAGCGATTACAGACACAGTTCAGGGCGTTGTGATGTTCGGTGGAACACTAGTCATTCTTATCGGAACAGTCGTTTCTGGCGGAGGTGTTGAAAATATCATCACGACGCTAGGAGCTGAAAATCCAGATTTGATCTCTCCATTTGGCGCTGATCAATCTCTGACACCGCTGTACGTCTCATCTTTCTGGATTTTGGTTGGCGTTGGTGTTGTCGGGTTACCACAAGTGGCTGTCAGAGCCATGTCTTATAAAAGTTCAAAAGGTATGCATCGCGCTCTCATTATCGGAACAATCGTCGTAGGTGTGATCATGCTTGGAATGCACCTCACCGGCGTATTTGCACGTGCCGTTTTACCTGGAATTGAAGTTGGCGATACGGTAATGCCGAGAATTGCACTAGAGGTGCTGCCATCCTGGCTTGCTGGGATTGTTCTAGCAGCTCCAATGGCTGCGATCATGTCGACAGTTGACTCTCTGTTACTTCTCGTTAGTTCTGCGATCGTGAAAGACATTTACTTGAATTATGTGAAGCCTGAAGCAAGCGATCATACGATCAAGCGATTTAGCGTAGGAGTGACCGCAATATTAGGCGTATTGGTATTTGCGATGGCCGTAAATCCGCCTGAACTTCTTATCTGGTTAAATCTATTTTCGTTTGGGGGACTTGAAGCGGCCTTTATTTGGCCAGTTGTCATGGGACTCTACTGGAAACAAGGAAATGCGAGTGGTGCAATGGCATCCATTCTCGTTGGTGTTGGCAGTTATATTGGCTTTCATACGTTTATGCCAAATGCGTTTGGGATGCATACCGTAGTGTTGCCGGTGTTACTGTCGCTACTTGGTTATGTGAGCGTCAGTTTACTAACGACGAAGAAGCATGCGGCGGTGCAGGAGGATGTGCTCTTGAGATTGTGGAGAGCGTGA